The sequence below is a genomic window from Gouania willdenowi chromosome 12, fGouWil2.1, whole genome shotgun sequence.
cattttttaaaaaaaactgttcaatattttatgtagattatactgttttgaacagtttgagagtATTTCTGTGCCTATGGTGTGTACATATATTACATAAAATAAGGGTGTTTGACTTCAGTTTTCACAGAATGAATGAGATACAGCAGGATAATAACACtaatataaatactgtattttttggactataaggcacactggtttgttattattattattattattattattattattattattattattattattattattttattgttattattaatacacgttaagcaaaacaaaatattcaGATAACTCAAGCTTTATTCAACTcatcaaatggtaaatggtaaatggtaaatggtaaatggactagattttatatagcgctttatcaccacactgaagcagtctcaatgcgctttacatatcagctcattcacccaatcactctcacattcacacacgagtgggacaggactgccccCCAGGTACTAGACAGGAGTGTTGGCTTTCTTCTGCAATTAATAGAGACTTCAGTATTTGATATTAGCTGGTAAGGTCCTTAAAATGTACAGCCTCTCCCTCTGTCCTTGGAGAACTCACCAAGTTTTGGCTTGGGTGGGAATTCTCCTCAGGCAAAATTAGAGTCAGTGTGGTGAGAGGGCCTTACTTTAAATCCCAAACCTGTTTTGGGACTGTACATGTGCCTTGTCATTTTATgactttcagtgtttttttcggAAAAAATGGAGAGATGTATTGTGACATACTGAACTGGTTTTAGTCTGGTACAATAttttacatacatatataaatgtaaCAGCTGCCAAGCCTGACGCTTTGAGAGTGACAGTCACGTAATTTGACGCATTCtcacgccacacttgacatttcacACGCTTATTTCCCCAATCAATACTCTATTACtcttacgttgcttctgatttttttttaataattgtgtgatgcctgccgtggttggttagTTTTAGGCtcaaggagacatggattggtctgggatgggttatctcggtcagtcaatcgGAGTTACTTGAGCTACGGCAAGCCACGAGGACCaaagttttttcagaaaaaaatggaggattgaatggggaaatataagcgtgagaaatgtcaagtgtggggTGTGGTGTGAAAATGCGTCAAATTTGCTGAATGTCACTCTCAAAGCGTGAGGAATGGCAGCTCTGCTATAGAAAGCTGCTAAGAAATCAATACAACATACTACTCTATCTGGTTTTACTTCCTCTACCCATTGTAGACCTATAATAATAGCCATTATTTCTGCAGTATAAACTGACAACTGATCAGATTTCccaatttttatatttattttatttattttatttattcagttcatttccgacatggttgcaatcacagaaattcactttgacatttttttttttttttttgtctttttgcatgccggaaagggcgacggaaaaaagcattttgctaatctagatccgtcccctgatttgaacacagataattttacatcaaacctcgtttcttccctggTCAAAGATTcttatcttcttcataccataatttcatcttttcatttatgttttttttttttcatttttatgtgatgagttctcgtctgcagtcattgttcctgttgttactcctcctcactgtcctttttctccttatctcctcgagctttcttttccagtcgttgtttacgttcctccaactctccaaacgaaaagttcttctcaatgaccagttgatgagttccgtGTCGTCGCTGTGTTtttcgatgaagagttgacttgggacttgTATGCGTGTAGGAATatcctccgtgttttctcctttAACCTTGTCAGATTTtcggattgttgtgtctctgcgtcaaggctattccagaggttcatggctctatacactgTACTATGTTTCCCAACGTTCGATTTGACCCTGTCTAGTCGAAACACGTTTTTTATGTCTGAAGttgtaggaattttgattgtatgtgaaacatttttgtatttgatgtggtagtttttttaaatgatgccctaaatgcgtgtatttgtgtgttgtaggtattatttcttgcagttttaggtattttgccttttcaaataatttgtttgtgtgtgtgttgtgtggtgctttatgtaaaattcttatagcctttttttgtagtttaaataatgtttcaagatgcgttttgtagttatttccccatattttggagcagtaatttaaatgcgatgctatgagtgaaaaATGGATTGTTTttagtgatttggtatgtaggatttgttgaagcttccatagcttccatcatcactcaggacctcaagtgggagctgaacatcagcccccttatcaaaaaagctcagcagaggatgtacttcctgcggcagctgaagaagttcagtctgccaacaaagatgatggtgaacttctacagctccatcatccagtccatcctctgctcctccatcaccatctggtacgctgcagctacggccaaggtcaaggccagactgcagcgtatcatccactctgcagagaaggtcatcggctgcaatctgccctccctccaggacctgtacgcctccaggattttgaggcgtgcaggaaagattgtggccgacccctcccaccccggtcataaactgtttcaatctctccctggAAGAAGGtgtcggtccatcaggaccagaacctccagacataaaaacagcttctttccctctgccaccatccacatgaacacaccccaagtcacccactgaaccccccccaccTGATCACCACCTCTATGATGatattatctgctgcactgtatatatatatatatatatatatatatatatatatatttatatttatcctatttatcctttattctctatctatcctttatttatccatcatcctttatatttatcattattattatttttgttgctgggttgttctttgtttttttttggtttttggttttttgttttgtccaccaactaccaagacaaattccttgtactgtccttaaaactgtacatggccattaaaacatttatgattctgattctgattctgaggatgtaactgcttttggcaaccttgttttaaactatttgtatatgttttttccaggtcagcttgtcgtccatccacactcctagtaccctatattcttttacttgttctattatttccatgtttagtttcagtcttatttctcctattatttttttctttccgaaattgatgaattttgttttgctgacgtttagggcaagtttatttacatctaaccatgtctggatttttgataattcttcatttgttgaATCTATTAaggttttaatgtctttaactgagcataggatggttgtgtcgtctgtaaacaacgttagtttgaggctatttgagactttgaaaatgtcgtttatgtataaaatgaacagttttggccctaaaattgaaccctgtggcacaccatTTACTGATGATATACATATACCTATCCTATCCTCTTCATCTTTGGCTCCATCTGTTTAAATATCTATACAATTGTAAATATTTCCTTTTTATATACTGACCTACCAAATATAcctttcctctttctctttttagttaaattaaattaaaatctcaacGTATGTAAACATCCAAATGGTATATTACTAATAGGAGTAGGAGagttaataagtacattttcaatattatattcttttactttttcttaTATTTCCCAACCAAATTCATTGCctttaaaataatgatattCCCAAAAATCTTCTATTACACTTTTGGCAAGATTAACACTATCACTTCCATGGAACCTACTCCTATATGTTAGCATGCGTTTATCACTTCTAAGGTTTTccctcaataataataataataataataataaataacaattaataataataataataataataataataataataataattattattattattattattattattattattattattattattattattattattattattattattatcaataataataatcataattattagtatttattgatTAATCCTTTTTTTCAATAACTGtggttttattatatataaaacgATTAACATGAGTCAACTTTGATTTTAATCAACACAAAATtgaaaagaatttttttttcttcaactttttattttagaaaagcCACGTCTGGGATTTTTCCCTCCGTCTTTAATTGAGTGAAGATCTGTGCTGCTCTGTTGGAGTCCCACTAGTTGTCCTGCAGACACATCAGGGAGAAGGCAGTGAGCATCTCCTGCTGGGGGGTAGTGAGGGTGGGCACTGGGCTGGAGGAAGGGGTCGGGGCAGGTGCCACAAAAGTGCTGCGTATCTGCTCTGTTGTAGCCTTCCTATTGAAGAGTTGGTCATTGACGATGCACAAACCACAGTTCCTTGCTGGAACTGTGATGAAATCAGAGCCAAAGCAGCTGCCCTTGCAAGACGGGATAGTGGTGGGGGTTTCTACATCAAAGCCAATGGGTGGGGGGAGGTCATTTCCATTCAACTTCAGAAGCTGGGGAAACCTCTGGCGCACAGCACTGATGAATGAAGACTGGTCCTTGAAAAGGGCACAAAAAGGGTTTCTGACCAGCCACAGCTCTTCCAGTTTCAGCCCCTTCAACTTGTCCAGCTCACGTTCGCTTTTCAGTTTGTTGTGTGAAAGGTTCAGGGTCTTCAGATGAGGCACTTTGGTTACAAGCTTGCTGAGTTCATCCAGTCTTTGGATGCGGTTGTTACTGAGGTTCAAGCATGTCAACTCAGGAACGTGTTCTTCTATGATCTTTATGATGGCCTCCAtgcttgtttttctgtttaaaattacTTTGATTTTTTGGGACACCAAGTCTGGGTCTGTATAAATGTTGTTTAGATCCAAAGCTTGGTGAGAGCCATCAAAACGTTTCGCCATACATTGCTTTAGATGCTCCAATTGTTCAGGCTTCAGAACAGAGCGCCTTTTTCTGCCACCACCTCCACCTTTGCCTCGCTGCCGACCTCTGTCGATACGGCCGTCTCCTCTCCGAAATACTCTTCCATAAGGATTGTATCTGTGCTGAGAACTGCTGTCCTGAAAGCTGTCGGTCATGGTCACATCTCCATCAATGTCGTAAAGGCTGGACCACGGTCCAGGTCCTCCAAATCTAGCGAGGTGGTTCCTCCACTGCCGGTCTCTGCGTGACGACAGTCCTTTGTGGAAGCATCGGCCTCTGCGGTTTGAAAAATGCTGGGGTGCAGTTCTGTCATCATGTTCGTTGTAGTGGTGTACACTGTCCGCCATGTTCCTTAGATCGTGTTGTCTTTCAAAGACAACTCGGCTCTGTCGGTCAATCCGTGAAAGAGGGACTTCTTTTTTTATCCGAACACAAggtaaaaaacccaacaaaaagaccAGTAAACTCTGCCTCAATGTatctgagagaaaaacacacacagatggctGAGACACGACTATATGCAACTGCTAGTTTAGTACAGAGCAACTCCTGCTTTTAAGATGAAAAAAGATGAAAGCCTGAAAAAAGATGAAAGcctaaaaaaagatgaaagccTTAGTCTTACAATTTCAAATAAGTAAAAACTATCACCAACAAACGTGAACAGTTGCCGTGGCTGCAAGATGAAAGGAAAAAAGCCTGACAGTCAAGGATacatgaggtttgtttgtcacatacatacagtatatactagaaAGC
It includes:
- the LOC114473702 gene encoding nuclear RNA export factor 1-like; this translates as MADSVHHYNEHDDRTAPQHFSNRRGRCFHKGLSSRRDRQWRNHLARFGGPGPWSSLYDIDGDVTMTDSFQDSSSQHRYNPYGRVFRRGDGRIDRGRQRGKGGGGGRKRRSVLKPEQLEHLKQCMAKRFDGSHQALDLNNIYTDPDLVSQKIKVILNRKTSMEAIIKIIEEHVPELTCLNLSNNRIQRLDELSKLVTKVPHLKTLNLSHNKLKSERELDKLKGLKLEELWLVRNPFCALFKDQSSFISAVRQRFPQLLKLNGNDLPPPIGFDVETPTTIPSCKGSCFGSDFITVPARNCGLCIVNDQLFNRKATTEQIRSTFVAPAPTPSSSPVPTLTTPQQEMLTAFSLMCLQDN